Part of the Paenibacillus sp. FSL R7-0273 genome is shown below.
CTAATTTGAAGCTTAATCGAGCCGTCATCTCTTCCCCTCCCAGGGTATTATTTCCATCCTATTGTGCACGCTTTCTGTTCATTTAGCAATCACAAAAACCATTAAATAAACTAAAATAAACGTACTAAAAAAGATTATCTCTTGCCAAATGAACGTAAATGGATTAAATTGTACCTATACGAACGAAAATACGTTAGCGAAGGGGAATGAATACGAAATGGAAAGACGTTTTGCATCGCATCCGAATGAAGTGAAGCAGTTTGACACAGAGCGCCTGCGCAAGGAGTTCCACATCCCGGTTATTTTTGCTCCGGATGAACTGAAGCTTGTCCTGACCCATGAAGACCGCATGATCGTCGGCGGAGCTAATCCGGTGAACGAGGATGTTGTACTTACAACTGATTTGAAGGAGCTTGGGGTTACTTACTTCCTGGAGCGCCGTGAGCTGGGTGTAATCAACGTAGGCGGTAAGGGTTCTATCGTAGTAGACGGTACTGAATATGAGATCGATTACAAAGAATGTCTCTATGTGGGACAAGGCGCCAAGGATGTTGTATTCAAAAGCGCTGACAGCGCAAAGCCAGCCAAATTCTATCTGAACTCGGCTCCTGCACACCAGTCCTACCCTACTACTAAAACTACACTGGAAGAATCCGAATCCGGCGCACTCGGCGGACTGGAAAATTCCAACGAGCGTACGATCCACCGCTTCATCCATACCAACGGCGTACAGAGCGCTCAGCTCGTTATGGGTATGACCCAGCTGAAGCCGGGCAGCATGTGGAATACAATGCCGTCCCACACTCACCCGCGCCGGATGGAAGCCTACTTCTACTTCGATCTGCCGGACGATTCGATCGCGTTCCACCTGATGGGCGAACCGACGGAAACCCGCCATATCGTAATGCACAACGAGCAGGCTGTTATTTCTCCAAGCTGGTCTATTCACAGCGGAGTAGGTACTCACAACTATACCTTCATCTGGAGCATGGCCGGAGACAACAAGCGCTATGATGACATGGACCCTGTAAGCATGAAAGAGCTGAAATAGAACATAACCAATTTCGGAAAGACGAGGCAGGCGGATGAACCCGATACGGCGGCACGAGATGATTATGGAAGTTATGCTGAATCAGAAGGATGTTACGGTTAATGAGCTTAGTGACAAACTCCAGGTTAGCGGCAAAACCATTCGCGAGGACCTCAGCAAGCTGGAGGAGCAGGGGCTGATTATGCGGGTGCACGGCGGTGCTGTGCTGGCCCAAAGCGATCAGTTCGGCATCCTCCCGCTCAAGAACCCGCTGGATAAATATGCCGATGATAAGACGGAGATTGCCCTGCGCGCCATTACCCATATCGAGAAGGACGACATCATTGCCCTGGACGGCGGAAGCACGACGCTTGAAATTGCCCGGCGTCTGGACAATATGTCCCTGACGGTTGTTACCAATGATGTGTACATCATCAGCGAGCTCGTTCCAAAAGAAAACATCCGTCTGGTCGTTCCCGGGGGGTACCGTGTCCGCAACATGCTGGCCGGTCCTGAAGCCGTTGCCTATGTCCAAAAGCTAAATATACAGAAAGCTTTCCTGTCGGCTACAGCCGTGCACATCGAGCACGGATTGTCTATCTACACCGGTGATTTGATTGATTTCAAGCAGGCGCTGGTATCCACCGCCCGCAAGGTATTCGCCGCCTGCGACCATCACAAGTTCGGACAGACCGCGCTGCGCACCTTCGCTTCCCTTCAGGAGGTTGATGTGCTGCTTACAGACAGCGGCCTCCCGTCCGAAACGGCAGAGCAGTTCCGCAGTGCAGGCATCAATATTGAAGTCGGGTAATTCAAATAACAGCACATTTAAAGGAGCGAATATTATTATGTCATCATTATTCAGTCTGGCAGGCAAAACAGCAATCGTAACAGGAGCAGCACAGGGCCTTGGTCAAGGCATTCTGCTCGCATTCGCTGAAGCAGGCGCGGATGTAGTATCCATCTCCCTGAACAGCAGTGAAGAGTCCGTAAAAGCTGCAGAAGCTTACGGCGTAAAAGCACTCAGCATCGAAGCTGACCTGAGCGATCACAGCAAGCTGCAGGGCGCTTTTGACCAGGCTCTGGAACTGACCGGCCACGTTGACATTCTTGTTAACTGCGCAGGCATGATCCGCCGTACTCCTGCTAAAGACCACAGTGAAAAAGACTGGTTCGACGTAATCAACCTTAACCAGAACACTGTATTCCTGCTGTCCCAGATCGCCGGCCGCCACTTCATCGAAAGAGGCACTGGTAAAATCATCAACATCTGCTCCATGCTGTCCTACCAGGGCGGCATCAACGTTCCAGGCTACACAGCAAGTAAACATGCTGTTGCCGGTCTGACTAAGGCATTTGCTAACGAATGGGCACAATTCGGCCTGAACGTTAACGCAATTGCTCCAGGATACATGGCTACTGAGAACACAGCTCCTATCCGTGCTGACCAGAGCCGTTCCGATTCAATCCTTGACCGTATTCCTGCAGGCCGTTGGGGAACAGCTGAAGATGTTAAGGGCCCTGCTGTATTCCTGGCATCTGCTGCTTCCGACTACCTGAACGGCCACGTACTGGCTGTAGACGGCGGATGGCTGGCCAGATAATATCTCTTCATTCCTCCGAATGAAGGAGCTTTATCACATACACTTGCACCCGCATGCCACAGGCATGCGGGTGCTTTTTTGTAAAGTAATGAATTCAGGTTTAACGGTTAATCGAGAGACAGCAGCTCTTGTCTGATCAGCTCAGCCGCCTGCTGGTTCAACGGATTCTGCGCATCCAGAGCGATATTGGCTGTGATGATGATTAATCCCTTGTTGTAATAAGTCTGCTTGTTAAAAATATCCATTACAGCCCTAAGCGGGACAAAGGTCCGCCCGTTTCTGATCTCAACCTTCGGGACAACCGTCTTCTGATTCAGATATACAACAGTGGCCTCCAGCTTTTTCGTATTGACCTCGATGCGGGCACCGAACTTATCGGAAATAAATTTCAGCGGGACCATTGTTGTATTGTTGCGGATATACGGCACCACACTTGAGTTCGCACTGTCTATTGCTGCCGCACTGCCTTTAACCAGCACAGCCGATTGCCCGATGGACAGGACAACAGCATCCTGTAAAATATCATTTACCAGTCTGTCTACAGCCGGCTCCTCTCCTGACTGCTGGCATGGGCTCCCCTTGTACAGCACCATATACTCAGTAATAATATCCACCGCACCCTGTCTCAGATCCTTGGTCAGCTCCGCATCATTAAGCACCGGTTCCGTGATAACCCAGCTGCAGTCCATATTCTGCTGTGAAGCCGCCAGTGCATGGATTAAGGCAACAGTCTGGCTGTCCGGCAGCGCCTTCTGCGCTGCAGTTATCCATGTAATATCCGGGTCGAGATAATGATCCAGCACCTTCAGATATCCGATAACAAACAGCTGCTGGGCACTCATAGCAGACTTATCCAGTGCTGCAGTTGACTTCCCGTACACCAGCTGCGCATATTCCTCCGCATGCTCCCTGTCGGACCACGCCAGGTCTGAATACAAGGCATTAATAGCTGCCGCCTTCACATCCAAGGGATTGCCTGATGAAGCCAGATAGTCAGCTACTGAACGGGTGAGACCCTTTTGCTCGGCGGCCGCGACGATATTCACATCCAGATAAGCCTTATAAATAGCTGTTGAGGTGACCGGGGAATCCGCATAGACCCTTGTAGCGGCAGTGCCGGCAAATAGTCCGGAGAACATAATGGCAGAAGCAAGAATCAGCCTGCTCAAACGTGAGGTTAATAGAGTATTCACAAACATACCTCCCTGATGATGAATGAAATGGACAAAGCATTGCCCGCATATCAAAAGCTATGCTATATTTAGCCGATGAACAGCGGGCTGTCTATATTACTTAACCACAAGTCCTTCAAGCAATCTTATGTCAGGACTACAACATACACTTACATAGCAAAGGGGTAACCTGCATGAACGATGAATTACTCACTACGTTTGATGAATACGGGAATATTACAGGTTCTGCTCCCCGCGATACCGTACACCGGCTCGGGCTCTGGCATGAGACCTTCCACTGCTGGCTGATCAGCCGGGAAGCTGACGGCGGCTTGTCCATCTGGCTCCAGCTGCGCAGCCAGGAGAAACGGGATTATGCCGGCCTGCTGGATATAACTGCCGCAGGACATCTGCTTTCCCATGAAACTCCGCAGGACGGCATCCGCGAGCTTGAAGAGGAGCTTGGGATTTCAGTTCCCTTTGCGGCATTGCATCCGCTGGGCATTATTCCATATACCATGGATACAGCGGGCTTCCTTGACCGTGAACGTGCGAATGTCTTTATACTCGAAACAGACTTGCCCCTGGAGGCCTTTAGACTGCAGCCTGAAGAGGTAGCCGGCCTCGTCACCGCCAGCTTCACAGATTTCTGCAGTCTTTGGGAGGGCTCCAGCAGCTCTATACGGATCAGGGGCTTCCGTATGGAAGGTGCACGCCGTATACCAATTGACGAAGATGCCGGTATACCCTCCTTTGTTCCGCATGAACCATCCTATTACAGGAAGATCATCGCCGGCATTTCTGCTGCATTTGCTTAATTATACCAAATCACATCCGAGATAATGGAGACTTTACTGTAATGAATAAGATTCGGCTCAGCAAATCCTTTTACTACTTATGGGGCACCCAGTCGGCGGCAAATGCTGCGGATGTCCTCTATATTATGGCTTTAACTGTGCTGGTACTGGACCATACCGGCAGCCTGATCTCGGCGACGCTGGTCCCTCTGTTCCGCTCACTCTCACAGATGCTCAGCGGCCTGCTCGCTCCCCTGCTCATCGAACGGTTTAAGCTGTCCCGCCTCCTCCTGCTGTCGCAGTCTGGCCAGTTTGTATTCTTTGCCGTTATGGCAGCCTATCTCGGAATGCAGGGCAGCCATGCTTCACTGCCCATTGTGTTCCTGCTGATCTTTGCAATGTCCTTCCTGGACGGCTGGACCGTCCCTGCCCGCAATGCACTCGTCCCGCGGCTTACCCCTTCCCGTGAAGGACTGCTGCGGGCCAACGGCCTGTTATCCGTCAGCGATCAGGTCGTCCAGTTCGCCGGCTGGGGTCTCAGCGGCCTGATTATCATCTGGATCGGAACCTCCTCCACTCTCCTGCTTACTGCTGTAATCTACGCGCTAGCTGCCCTGTTCACCTTGCAGATCCGGGAGCCGGAATCCGGCAATGCAGGCAAAGAGACGTCTGACGGCGGCAGCGGAGACAATGCTCCGAAGGGCTCCGGGTGGTTGGTACTGAGTGAAGGCTGGAAAATCATCTGGCGTACCCCCGCTTTAAGAGCACTTACCGCTATTGATGCGATCGATATGCTCGGAGGCTCGGTCTGGGTCGGTGCGTTCACGCTTATTTTTGTCCAGCAGGCTTTGGGACAGGGCGAAGAATGGTGGGGATTCATTAACGCTGCTTATTTTGCCGGCACCATCGGCGGAGGACTGCTGGTCATTTCGGCTGTGCGCCGGATCGGCAGCAGACTGCTGCGGTTTATGCTGATCGGCATGGCCGGTTACGGACTGCTCACTTTCCTGTACGCGGTCAATACAAACCTTATCCTTGCGCTTGTACTTGTCCTTCTGATGGGACCCTTTGCGGAGCTGAGTATCGTAACCCGCCGCACCCTTGTCCAGCACAGCGTGAACAGTGAGCAGCTGCCGAAGGTATTATCCGCACAGGCGACAGTGCTCCACCTGTTCTTCTGCATCTCCCTGCTGGGAATGGCCTGGGCGGCTGAAACGTTCGGTATCGTCAGGCTGTATATTTTTGCCGCTTGCCTGACCTGCTCTGCAGTGGCCGTTGGAATAGTCTACGCCAAATCACTGCGGAAGGTTGAGGACACTGAGCTTCCCGGGCATTGAAATCTGACGGATCAATAAAATGCAAAAAGATGCGAAGCATCCGGCTTATTACCATCCGGACGCCTTCGCACCTTTGTATGTTCCGCCTAAATCAACGCGTTAAAATGGCCCTCCGAGTCTACCGTCGCCGTCCGCGGGTCTGTCATGCCGATTCCCCGGAAGGCTCCCTTCCATTCCGTGCGTCCGAGTGTGCTTGCGTTCTGCGCGGGTGAGGGGATACTTTCAGCTGATGCCGTGCTGCCGATTTTTTGCGCGAGCTGTACCTCGATCAGCCGGATTTGCCGCTGCAGCTGCTCACGGCGGTTAACCGTAGCCGCACCGCCCGGCGCTGCGTTCACCTTCTCCAGCTCCATCATCAGCCGGTCCCGCTGCTTCTCCATGGAACTCACATCGCTCTGCGTACCGCCGTAAGCCGATATTACCTGTACCGGGCTGATACCTGTTACGTTCTGCATGCCCATCATCTTCCCCTCCGTTTCCCCGGCTGCCACTCTGATTCAGCCTGTTTTGAAAGTCCTATTTATACCTATTACCCGATATGATCAGACATGACAACAGTGTTGTTAATCACATTTTTATCATGGTGCGTCCCCGCACTATCACCCTTTTGCAAGAAAAGTACACTCAGCCTGTTCACAGCCTCCGCATGCTCCATCGTCAAAGAATGGCTGGCCCCGGCAATCAAGTGGGTCTCCAGATCAGGAATTAGTCCCTTGGCTTTAGCCATCGCCTTCCCGGCAGGATAGATGACCTCCTTATCGCCTATCAGGAGCAGGGCAGGAACTTGAAAGTTACTGAATTCCTTCCGGTCAAAGACAGAGGGCATCAACTGCAGAAGCGGCTTTGCATGGCTGTAGCCCGAGATTACCTGATCGCGAAATACAGGGTGCAGCGGCTCGCCTTTGCCTGAAAACCATAAGAAGGCCTGATCGATCCACTTTTCGGTGTGAAACAATAATGCCGGATAGATTTTTGCAAAAAACTTCAGGCTCATTCGGTGGAACGTTCCGGCAGGGGCATACAGCAGCAGCTTTAACACCCGTTCCGGATGCGCGAGCGCAAAATTCACTGCCAGGAATCCGCCCATCGAATGGCCGGCCACATCTGCCCTTGAACACTGCAGCGCATCCAAAACCTCAAGCAGCCACTCATTGGCAGCCTTCCGGTTTTTTATTGCGGCAGCCGGTTTGCTTTTTCCGAAATCGCCCATTACATCGACCGCATACACGCACCGCTCTTGAAGCAAAGCCTTAATGTTGGGATACCACATCGTGCTGCTCATGGTCATACCATGGAGAAGAATCAGCGGCTGCTTATCTGAATCACCGAAACAGGTCACATATGTATCTCCGAATGCCGTCGCGATATAGCGTGACGTCCCTTTTAAATCAAAATGCTCCAGGCATTTGGCATAGTAATGATAGTATTCTTCTTCGGCTGCTTTACTCTTAAAAATAGATCCCATAAGCCCCCCCCCGCATTTGACGAATTATATCGTTCTGTTTAATTTCACTTCAAAATCCGGCTTAGTAACATAATCCATATAGTGCGTTTTCCCGTCAAAATCGAGATAAGCCTGATAACGCGCGCGGATAGCCGGGGCAGTAATCAGCTCAAGCACCTGATCCTTAGCGACCCAGCGGCAGTCTGAGGTCTCATCGGAGGTACGCAGCTCCCCGCCGACAGGCTTGCAGATAAAATCCAGCATTACTTTCGTCGGTACAGTAGTCACACCGTCATACCATTTATGAACACCCGTGTTGGAAACAACCCCATATAGCTGTGAGACGGTTACGTCTATTCCGCTTTCTTCATGGATCTCCCTGATCAAGGCATCCAGCAGATTCTCTCCGATCTCCACCTGTCCTCCCGGGCACACCCAGCCTCCCCGAAAAGTCTTCACCAAAAGAATTTGCCCTTCCTCATTCTCCACAATCCCGCTGACCGCAACAATATGCGTTGGCCACACCATACACATTCCTCCCTATTGATCAAAAGTATTATGCAGAGCCTTATGTATCCCATTATATTCGCGGGCAATTTCAAAAAACCTCTCCGTTGTGCGGCCAATACAGACAGAAGGACTGTCCCCCCTCACCGATGGTGTGGAGTACAGTCCTTCTGTCTGTGCACTGCTTACTATATTTATCTGCTTGTAAAAGCTTGGGCAGCCTTTTACAGGCTTTCCATTCCCTTATTGACGAGGTAAGGACCCGAGCCTAACGTGGAATGCTGATGATCTGCCGGCTGCGCCAGCATAGGCGCACCACCCTGCGGAACCGGCTTCGAGACATATTCGAAATCGCCGGTTCCATCCGGCAGCGGCCCGCTGGCCCAGCTGCCCTGACTGCTCTCCTCACCCTCAGAGAGGTTAAGGAACTGGCGCGTCGCCGGTTCAACCGTCAGCTCGCGCGGGAAGGAGGCCGGAGCGATAATTCCCTCCATCTCCTCAATCTCGGCGATTGCCGCCTTCCACTGGTTCTGGTGCAGAATGTCACGCGAGATCATAAAGGAGAGCATATCGCGGATGCCGGGGTCGGTGGTCTGCTCATACAGACGCACGACCTGCACCAGCCCTTGGGACTCTGCGTTCAGGTTGGCTCTGAAATCGGCCAGCAGATTGCCGCTGGAGATAATATATTTACTGTTCCACGGATAACCGTTACTGTCGGTCGGAGCTGCCCCCATACCGGAAACGATCAAATGCTGCGGGTTGGTTCCGCCAAGCACGGCTGCAACCAGCGGGTCCTGAGCAGCAGCATCCAGCTCGGCAGCGGGAGCACCGTCCAGCAGCTGGGCGATCATCGTACACAGCATCTCAACATGTCCGATTTCCTCGGTTCCGATATCCAGAAGCATATCCCGGTATTTCTGCTCCGCCCGGCAGTTAAAGCCCTGGAACAGATACTGCATCATAACTGACATTTCACCGTATTGGCCGCCCAGCACCTCCTGGAGTTTACGGGCATACACCGGGTCTGGTCTCTCAGGCTTTGCCCGGTACTGGAGTTCCTTGATGTGATAAAACATAGTATGCATCCTCCTTGTCCATGTTTGGTGTCTGATTTGTCCTAATTCCATTACCCGCATCACCAGGAATTAATCAGAAGCAAAAAAAGAACAGTCCGCAGACTGTTCTTCCAGCCGTCAGCCTTAGAAGCAGGTGAACGAGCTAACCCGGTTCAAATCTATACCGAAGTATCCCCAGAAAAATCCGTACCATCTGAACCCTGCGATAGAATTACGCCCGACGAATACCGGGTAGAACCAGAACTGCTCGCCGTTGTTCAACCAGACGTAGGTGTTGCGGAACAGGCAGCGTCTGATCCCGCCGGGATCGACGGCATATGCGGTGGCGGACATTTGCGGTACGAATTGCGGCGGCGGTGCCGTTGGTGGCTGAACCCCTCCCGGGCCTCCACCCGGTCCACCGGGTCCACCGGGGCCTCCCGGGCCTCCTGGCCCTCCGGGCCCTCCAGGTATAC
Proteins encoded:
- the kduD gene encoding 2-dehydro-3-deoxy-D-gluconate 5-dehydrogenase KduD, producing the protein MSSLFSLAGKTAIVTGAAQGLGQGILLAFAEAGADVVSISLNSSEESVKAAEAYGVKALSIEADLSDHSKLQGAFDQALELTGHVDILVNCAGMIRRTPAKDHSEKDWFDVINLNQNTVFLLSQIAGRHFIERGTGKIINICSMLSYQGGINVPGYTASKHAVAGLTKAFANEWAQFGLNVNAIAPGYMATENTAPIRADQSRSDSILDRIPAGRWGTAEDVKGPAVFLASAASDYLNGHVLAVDGGWLAR
- a CDS encoding transporter; this encodes MGFFPAPGPGGGFPGFPGGPGIPGGPGGPGGPGGPGGPGGPGGGPGGVQPPTAPPPQFVPQMSATAYAVDPGGIRRCLFRNTYVWLNNGEQFWFYPVFVGRNSIAGFRWYGFFWGYFGIDLNRVSSFTCF
- a CDS encoding DeoR/GlpR family DNA-binding transcription regulator; this translates as MNPIRRHEMIMEVMLNQKDVTVNELSDKLQVSGKTIREDLSKLEEQGLIMRVHGGAVLAQSDQFGILPLKNPLDKYADDKTEIALRAITHIEKDDIIALDGGSTTLEIARRLDNMSLTVVTNDVYIISELVPKENIRLVVPGGYRVRNMLAGPEAVAYVQKLNIQKAFLSATAVHIEHGLSIYTGDLIDFKQALVSTARKVFAACDHHKFGQTALRTFASLQEVDVLLTDSGLPSETAEQFRSAGINIEVG
- a CDS encoding stalk domain-containing protein, whose translation is MNTLLTSRLSRLILASAIMFSGLFAGTAATRVYADSPVTSTAIYKAYLDVNIVAAAEQKGLTRSVADYLASSGNPLDVKAAAINALYSDLAWSDREHAEEYAQLVYGKSTAALDKSAMSAQQLFVIGYLKVLDHYLDPDITWITAAQKALPDSQTVALIHALAASQQNMDCSWVITEPVLNDAELTKDLRQGAVDIITEYMVLYKGSPCQQSGEEPAVDRLVNDILQDAVVLSIGQSAVLVKGSAAAIDSANSSVVPYIRNNTTMVPLKFISDKFGARIEVNTKKLEATVVYLNQKTVVPKVEIRNGRTFVPLRAVMDIFNKQTYYNKGLIIITANIALDAQNPLNQQAAELIRQELLSLD
- a CDS encoding alpha/beta fold hydrolase, with translation MGSIFKSKAAEEEYYHYYAKCLEHFDLKGTSRYIATAFGDTYVTCFGDSDKQPLILLHGMTMSSTMWYPNIKALLQERCVYAVDVMGDFGKSKPAAAIKNRKAANEWLLEVLDALQCSRADVAGHSMGGFLAVNFALAHPERVLKLLLYAPAGTFHRMSLKFFAKIYPALLFHTEKWIDQAFLWFSGKGEPLHPVFRDQVISGYSHAKPLLQLMPSVFDRKEFSNFQVPALLLIGDKEVIYPAGKAMAKAKGLIPDLETHLIAGASHSLTMEHAEAVNRLSVLFLQKGDSAGTHHDKNVINNTVVMSDHIG
- a CDS encoding NUDIX hydrolase — its product is MNDELLTTFDEYGNITGSAPRDTVHRLGLWHETFHCWLISREADGGLSIWLQLRSQEKRDYAGLLDITAAGHLLSHETPQDGIRELEEELGISVPFAALHPLGIIPYTMDTAGFLDRERANVFILETDLPLEAFRLQPEEVAGLVTASFTDFCSLWEGSSSSIRIRGFRMEGARRIPIDEDAGIPSFVPHEPSYYRKIIAGISAAFA
- a CDS encoding MFS transporter, giving the protein MNKIRLSKSFYYLWGTQSAANAADVLYIMALTVLVLDHTGSLISATLVPLFRSLSQMLSGLLAPLLIERFKLSRLLLLSQSGQFVFFAVMAAYLGMQGSHASLPIVFLLIFAMSFLDGWTVPARNALVPRLTPSREGLLRANGLLSVSDQVVQFAGWGLSGLIIIWIGTSSTLLLTAVIYALAALFTLQIREPESGNAGKETSDGGSGDNAPKGSGWLVLSEGWKIIWRTPALRALTAIDAIDMLGGSVWVGAFTLIFVQQALGQGEEWWGFINAAYFAGTIGGGLLVISAVRRIGSRLLRFMLIGMAGYGLLTFLYAVNTNLILALVLVLLMGPFAELSIVTRRTLVQHSVNSEQLPKVLSAQATVLHLFFCISLLGMAWAAETFGIVRLYIFAACLTCSAVAVGIVYAKSLRKVEDTELPGH
- the kduI gene encoding 5-dehydro-4-deoxy-D-glucuronate isomerase; the protein is MERRFASHPNEVKQFDTERLRKEFHIPVIFAPDELKLVLTHEDRMIVGGANPVNEDVVLTTDLKELGVTYFLERRELGVINVGGKGSIVVDGTEYEIDYKECLYVGQGAKDVVFKSADSAKPAKFYLNSAPAHQSYPTTKTTLEESESGALGGLENSNERTIHRFIHTNGVQSAQLVMGMTQLKPGSMWNTMPSHTHPRRMEAYFYFDLPDDSIAFHLMGEPTETRHIVMHNEQAVISPSWSIHSGVGTHNYTFIWSMAGDNKRYDDMDPVSMKELK
- a CDS encoding manganese catalase family protein, which gives rise to MFYHIKELQYRAKPERPDPVYARKLQEVLGGQYGEMSVMMQYLFQGFNCRAEQKYRDMLLDIGTEEIGHVEMLCTMIAQLLDGAPAAELDAAAQDPLVAAVLGGTNPQHLIVSGMGAAPTDSNGYPWNSKYIISSGNLLADFRANLNAESQGLVQVVRLYEQTTDPGIRDMLSFMISRDILHQNQWKAAIAEIEEMEGIIAPASFPRELTVEPATRQFLNLSEGEESSQGSWASGPLPDGTGDFEYVSKPVPQGGAPMLAQPADHQHSTLGSGPYLVNKGMESL
- a CDS encoding NUDIX hydrolase, which encodes MVWPTHIVAVSGIVENEEGQILLVKTFRGGWVCPGGQVEIGENLLDALIREIHEESGIDVTVSQLYGVVSNTGVHKWYDGVTTVPTKVMLDFICKPVGGELRTSDETSDCRWVAKDQVLELITAPAIRARYQAYLDFDGKTHYMDYVTKPDFEVKLNRTI